In a single window of the Danio aesculapii chromosome 20, fDanAes4.1, whole genome shotgun sequence genome:
- the nus1 gene encoding dehydrodolichyl diphosphate synthase complex subunit nus1: MASLYEIVWRFLHALLYLQRALVVWFRVHIWRWKLAVVDLLLPLALGFHNQNKAGPKGTRTSRRVRWAADGRTLEKLPLHVGLLVTEEEIHYTDIANLVVWCMAVGISYVSVYDNQGVFKRNNSRLMEEILKQQQELLGMDSSKYSVEFLKNGTNKQEPQVLSCQSVVKVLSPDDGRLSIVQAAQQLCRAVEQKEKTSKDINVNVLDSLLRESKNIPDPDLVLKFGTVQSTLGFLPWHIRLTEIISMPSHIDASYDNLYDALQHFAGCEQRLGK, encoded by the exons ATGGCCTCGCTGTATGAGATAGTGTGGCGGTTTTTGCACGCGCTGTTGTATCTCCAGCGCGCGCTTGTCGTCTGGTTCCGAGTCCACATCTGGAGGTGGAAACTAGCCGTGGTGGACTTATTATTGCCCCTTGCTCTTGGCTTTCATAACCAGAATAAAGCAGGACCCAAAGGCACACGGACCAGCCGCAGAGTTCGCTGGGCAGCCGATGGCAGGACGTTAGAAAAGCTGCCTCTTCATGTGGGGCTATTGGTGACTGAGGAGGAGATCCACTACACGGATATTGCCAATCTGGTGGTCTGGTGTATGGCAGTGGGCATCTCATATGTCAGTGTTTATGATAATCAAG GTGTTTTCAAGAGGAATAACTCCAGACTGATGGAGGAGATCCTGAAACAGCAGCAGGAGCTTTTGGGAATGGACAGCTCCAAATATTCAGTGGAGTTTTTGAAGAATGGTACAAATAAGCAGGAGCCTCAAG tgttATCTTGTCAGTCAGTGGTGAAGGTTTTATCTCCAGACGATGGACGGCTCAGTATCGTCCAGGCAGCCCAGCAGCTCTGTAGAGCCGTCGAACAGAAGGAAAAGACATCAAAAGACATTAATGTCAATGTGCTGGACTCATTACTCAGAG AGTCGAAAAACATACCTGACCCAGACCTGGTGCTGAAGTTTGGCACTGTGCAAAGCACTCTTGGTTTTCTTCCCTGGCACATCAGATTAACAGAGATTAT CTCAATGCCGTCCCACATAGACGCCTCTTATGACAACCTGTACGATGCTCTTCAGCATTTTGCAGGTTGCGAGCAGCGGCTGGGCAAGTGA